Proteins encoded in a region of the Augochlora pura isolate Apur16 chromosome 4, APUR_v2.2.1, whole genome shotgun sequence genome:
- the LOC144468454 gene encoding uncharacterized protein LOC144468454, whose translation MIDTWSVTLALCVVSVAALYYYLKRVFSYFRDRGIPQVESSLTNMMKMIFQRMTMAELVLKIYRTHPDAKYIGTYDIFKPAIMIRDVELMKSILVKNFDHFQDHRMFIADPEEPLFANNLLALKGERWKEIRTLLSPAFTSSKMKAMFKLMRECANRYGNYFATLPENARTIELKEALTRYTNDVIGTCAFGVNVDSIVDRDNQFYIYGRTAMKFGTWQIIKMFLARMSPRLSKLSGIKIFDPTISKFFKDLVATTIKTRDEQGIVRPDMIQLMMDTRGKLGPGKELTIDDMTAQAFVFFLGGFESTSVLMCFAAHEIGINPEIQKSLQEEIDEVLENNNGEATYEAINDMKYLDAVINEALRMYPALVVTDRLCTKSFELPPALPGLEPFLIEKDFAVSIPIYGVQHDPQYFENPDKFMPERFLDDPKKILNSGTFLSFGVGPRMCIGNRFALLETKVLLFNLFARCTLKPNSKTTIPIKLSKKGFQMTSEGGFWFDIEPRKVTVSSPATSVSNGSVVKRSERVATMDTWSVIFALAAVGAAIYYYLKSVYNFFRDRGIPETHFYPIIGSLWRAMCQKITFAEQVNVLYKTHPDAKYVGFFDFLTPVVMIRDPELIKSVTVKNFEHFLNHRTMQSDSSEPLFSKNLFALQGERWKEVRNLLSPAFTSSKMKAMYKLMIECATRYGDFFDAIPKEGKSLELKDTFTRYTNDVIATCAFGVNVDSMTDRKNKFYVYGREATGFGRWQSIKFFLVRSAPWFCKLFGVKLVDPVIAGFFQDLVATTIKVRDEKRIVRPDMIQLMMETRGKLGPGKELTIEDMTAQAFIFFFGGFESTSTLMCFAAYEVGVNPEIQRRLQEEIDDVLEKSNGEVTYEAVNDMKYLDAIINEALRMYPVVVAVDRACTKSFELPPALPGLKPHVVEKGQYLWIPIYGIQYDSQYFEEPTKFMPERFIDDPKKILNSGLFLSFGLGPRMCIGNRFALLETKVLLFNLFARCDLTPNSKTTIPMELSRKGFQMTAKDGFWFDIAPRKIAAPVLVSSVSNGSAVR comes from the exons ATGATAGACACGTGGTCGGTGACCTTGGCGCTATGCGTTGTAAGCGTCGCGGCTCTCTATTATTACCTGAAACGCGTGTTCAGTTATTTTCGTGACCGCGGGATCCCGCAAGTCGAAAGTTCATTGACAAACatgatgaaaatgatatttcaaagGATGACAATGGCAGAGCTGGTATTGAAGATATATAGAACACACCCAGACGCGAAGTACATAGGTACTTACGACATTTTTAAACCGGCGATCATGATACGCGACGTGGAGCTGATGAAATCCATTCTGGTGAAGAACTTCGACCATTTTCAGGACCACAGGATGTTCATAGCGGACCCGGAAGAGCCCCTGTTCGCCAATAATCTGCTTGCCCTGAAGGGAGAACGATGGAAAGAAATACGAACATTGCTCAGCCCTGCATTTACGTCCAGCAAGATGAAGGCGATGTTCAAGCTGATGCGCGAATGTGCAAACAGATACGGAAATTATTTTGCGACGCTACCAGAGAATGCCAGGACTATAGAGTTGAAGGAAGCCTTGACCAGGTACACCAACGACGTGATCGGCACGTGCGCTTTCGGTGTAAACGTGGACTCGATAGTCGACCGCGACAACCAGTTCTACATCTATGGTAGAACTGCTATGAAGTTCGGCACATGGCAGATAATCAAAATGTTCCTTGCACGCATGTCTCCCCGGCTGAGTAAATTGTCCGGCATAAAAATCTTCGATCCGACAATCAGCAAATTCTTCAAGGACTTGGTAGCGACTACGATCAAAACCAGGGACGAGCAAGGTATCGTGCGACCGGATATGATACAGCTGATGATGGACACTAGGGGCAAGTTGGGACCTGGCAAAGAACTCACGATAGACGACATGACCGCTCAAGCGTTCGTTTTCTTCCTTGGTGGTTTCGAGAGCACGTCGGTCTTGATGTGCTTCGCTGCGCACGAGATTGGTATTAACCCGGAGATCCAGAAGAGCTTGCAGGAGGAGATCGACGAAGTATTGGAGAATAACAATGGCGAGGCGACTTACGAGGCTATCAACGACATGAAGTATCTCGATGCTGTTATAAACGAAGCTCTTAGGATGTATCCTGCATTAGTTGTAACTGACAGACTTTGTACAAAATCGTTCGAGCTGCCACCGGCGTTGCCAGGCTTGGAGCCATTTTTGATTGAGAAGGACTTTGCGGTGTCCATTCCGATCTATGGTGTTCAGCACGATCCTCAATACTTCGAGAATCCGGACAAGTTCATGCCCGAACGATTTCTCGATGATCCAAAGAAGATTTTGAATTCGGGAACATTTTTGAGTTTTGGGGTGGGTCCGAGGATGTGCATTGGCAATAGGTTTGCGCTTCTGGAGACCAAAGTTCTATTGTTCAACTTGTTCGCTCGTTGCACTTTAAAACCCAATTCAAAAACTACCATTCCGATTAAGCTGAGCAAGAAAGGGTTTCAGATGACATCGGAAGGTGGATTTTGGTTCGATATCGAGCCAAGGAAAGTTACTGTCTCTTCTCCTGCAACCTCTGTTTCCAATGGGAGTGTTGTTAA ACGAAGTGAGAGGGTCGCCACTATGGATACGTGGTCGGTGATTTTTGCGCTGGCCGCTGTCGGTGCGGCGATATATTACTATCTAAAGAGTGTGTACAATTTCTTCCGTGATCGCGGGATCCCGGAGACGCACTTCTACCCTATCATCGGCAGTTTGTGGAGAGCGATGTGCCAGAAGATAACGTTCGCCGAGCAGGTTAACGTTCTGTACAAGACGCATCCCGACGCGAAGTACGTGGGCTTCTTCGACTTTCTCACGCCGGTGGTCATGATTCGCGACCCGGAGTTGATCAAATCCGTCACGGTGAAGAACTTCGAGCACTTCCTGAACCACAGGACCATGCAATCCGACTCGTCCGAGCCCCTATTCAGCAAGAATCTGTTCGCTCTTCAAGGAGAACGATGGAAGGAGGTGCGAAACCTGCTGAGCCCCGCGTTCACATCTAGCAAGATGAAGGCGATGTACAAGTTGATGATAGAGTGCGCAACTAGATACGGAGACTTCTTCGACGCGATACCGAAAGAAGGCAAATCCCTGGAGCTAAAGGACACTTTCACCAGGTACACGAACGACGTGATCGCCACTTGTGCCTTCGGCGTGAACGTCGACTCTATGACCGACCGTAAAAACAAGTTCTACGTATACGGCAGAGAGGCTACCGGCTTTGGCAGGTGGCAATCCATCAAGTTCTTCCTGGTACGCAGCGCTCCCTGGTTTTGCAAACTATTCGGCGTCAAGCTGGTCGATCCGGTGATCGCTGGATTCTTCCAGGACTTGGTAGCGACAACCATCAAGGTCAGGGACGAGAAGCGCATCGTGCGCCCAGATATGATACAGTTAATGATGGAGACCAGGGGCAAGCTGGGGCCTGGTAAAGAACTGACGATAGAGGACATGACCGCGCAAGcgttcattttcttctttggCGGATTCGAGAGCACCTCGACCTTGATGTGCTTCGCTGCCTACGAGGTGGGTGTCAACCCGGAGATCCAGAGGAGGTTACAGGAGGAGATCGACGACGTATTAGAGAAAAGCAACGGCGAGGTGACTTACGAGGCGGTCAACGACATGAAGTATTTAGACGCGATTATAAACGAGGCTCTGAGGATGTACCCGGTTGTAGTTGCCGTTGACAGAGCCTGCACGAAATCGTTCGAGCTGCCGCCTGCGTTGCCCGGCTTGAAACCGCACGTTGTGGAGAAGGGCCAGTACCTTTGGATTCCGATCTATGGGATCCAGTACGATTCTCAGTACTTTGAGGAACCGACCAAGTTCATGCCGGAGAGGTTCATAGACGATCCGAAGAAGATTTTAAATTCGGGATTGTTCTTGAGCTTCGGTTTGGGTCCGAGGATGTGCATCGGCAACAGGTTCGCGCTTTTGGAGACCAAGGTTCTGTTGTTCAACTTGTTCGCTCGCTGCGATTTGACGCCCAACTCTAAAACCACTATCCCGATGGAACTCAGCAGGAAAGGTTTCCAAATGACGGCGAAAGATGGATTTTGGTTTGACATTGCGCCGAGGAAAATCGCCGCACCTGTTCTTGTCAGCTCTGTGAGCAATGGCAGCGCTGTCCGTTAG
- the LOC144468453 gene encoding uncharacterized protein LOC144468453, which yields MVDPWTVVLALVVVATIAVYYYMRKSWKYFDDRGIPHANQYPIFTTFWELFVKKKTFVEMFHENYKLEPDAKYVGFHDFGMPMIMVRDLELLKSIMIKNIEHFQDHRSIQAEEVEPIFGKNLFALRGERWKEVRNLLSPAFTSSKMKAMFKLMQECAKKYGDYFAALPEKDKSIELKDAFTRYTNDVIATCAFGVNVDSVNDRQNKFYNYGRTATKFGKWQTFKFFLLGSAPRLFKLTGMKLFDPKVTKFFTDLIKDTISTRDEKGIVRPDMIQLMMETRGKMGPGKELTIEDMTAQAFIFFFGGFESSSTLMCFATYEIGVNPDIQEKLQEEIDEVLEKCNGEVTYEAINEMKYLDAIINEALRMYPVIVASDRTCTKPFELPPAKPGLKPYVMQKDEAIWIPIYGIQYDSQYYDEPTKFKPERFMDDPKKILNSGMFLTFGLGPRMCIGNRFALLETKVLLFNLFSRCNLKPNARTTIPMVLSRDTFQMTAKDGFWFDVEPRKTAVPVLVNSVSNGSISHYEAVVMIDLWTMLLTLVVVATIAVYYKLRRLCRFFDDRGIPHSNQYPFFSSLWTLFGKKTDVGELVNELYQTKPESKYAGIYVFATPMVMIRDLELIKSVLIKNIEHFPDHRTFQLDEVEPLFGRNLFSLRGERWKEVRTMLSPAFTSSKMKTMFKLMRECANKYGEHFSTMPQEGKAIDLQDVFTRYTNDVIATCAFGVNVDSIADRNNKFYTYGKSTTEFAKWQTIKFFLIRSSPWISKLTGLKVFDTKITKFFMDLIEDTIKTRDEKRIVRPDMIQLMMETRSKMGPGKELSILDMTAQAFIFFFGGFRSSSTLMCFAAYEVGVNPEIQRRLQEEIDDVLEKSNGEVTYEAINDMKYLDAIIHEALRMYPVIVFTDRACTKPFELPPAMPGLKPYVVQKGEYVWIPIYGIQHDPQYFEEPYKFKPERFLDDPKKIMNSGMFLTFGLGPRMCIGNRFALLETKILLFNLFARCNLKPNAKTTIPMELSKETIQMTAKGGFWFDIEPRKNVPSSLVNSVSSDSVH from the exons ATGGTGGATCCGTGGACAGTGGTTCTGGCGCTGGTCGTCGTGGCCACGATAGCGGTGTACTACTACATGCGCAAGTCATGGAAATACTTCGATGATCGCGGAATCCCGCACGCGAATCAGTATCCGATATTCACCACCTTCTGGGAGCTGTTCGTCAAGAAGAAGACCTTCGTAGAAATGTTCCACGAGAACTACAAATTGGAGCCCGATGCGAAGTACGTGGGCTTTCACGACTTCGGCATGCCCATGATCATGGTTCGCGACTTGGAACTGCTCAAGTCCATCATGATAAAGAACATAGAGCATTTCCAGGATCACAGATCGATACAAGCGGAAGAAGTCGAGCCGATCTTTGGGAAGAACCTATTCGCCTTGCGTGGCGAACGATGGAAGGAGGTGCGAAACTTGCTGAGCCCCGCGTTCACGTCCAGCAAGATGAAGGCGATGTTCAAGCTGATGCAAGAGTGCGCTAAAAAATACGGAGACTATTTCGCCGCGTTACCGGAAAAAGATAAATCCATCGAGCTGAAGGATGCCTTCACCAGGTATACAAACGACGTGATCGCCACTTGCGCGTTCGGTGTAAACGTGGACTCGGTGAACGATCGGCAGAACAAGTTCTACAACTACGGAAGAACCGCAACCAAGTTTGGCAAATGGCAGACGTTCAAGTTCTTCTTACTAGGCAGTGCTCCCCGGCTGTTCAAATTGACCGGCATGAAACTGTTCGATCCGAAGGTCACCAAATTCTTCACGGACCTGATCAAAGACACGATATCGACCAGAGACGAAAAAGGCATTGTGCGACCGGATATGATCCAGCTGATGATGGAGACCCGGGGTAAGATGGGTCCAGGTAAAGAACTCACGATAGAGGACATGACAGCGCAAGcgttcatcttcttcttcggtGGTTTCGAGAGCAGCTCGACCTTGATGTGCTTTGCCACGTACGAGATAGGTGTGAACCCAGACAtccaagaaaaattgcaagaggAGATCGACGAGGTACTAGAAAAATGTAATGGGGAGGTGACATATGAAGCGATAAACGAGATGAAGTATCTCGATGCGATTATAAACGAGGCACTGCGGATGTACCCGGTTATAGTTGCTAGCGATAGAACGTGTACGAAACCGTTCGAGCTGCCGCCAGCGAAGCCCGGGTTGAAGCCGTACGTCATGCAGAAGGATGAGGCTATTTGGATTCCGATCTATGGGATCCAGTATGATTCTCAGTACTATGATGAACCGACCAAGTTCAAGCCGGAGAGGTTCATGGACGACCCGAAGAAGATCTTGAACTCCGGGATGTTCTTGACCTTCGGTTTGGGCCCGAGGATGTGCATCGGCAACAGGTTCGCGCTTCTGGAGACCAAGGTGCTGCTGTTTAACTTGTTCTCTCGCTGTAATTTGAAACCAAACGCCAGAACTACTATTCCTATGGTGCTCAGCAGGGACACCTTCCAAATGACGGCCAAAGATGGATTTTGGTTCGACGTCGAACCGAGGAAGACCGCCGTTCCTGTTCTCGTTAACTCTGTTAGCAATGGCAGTATTAGCCATTA TGAAGCGGTCGTCATGATAGACCTGTGGACCATGCTTCTGACGCTGGTCGTCGTGGCAACAATAGCGGTATACTACAAACTAAGAAGACTATGCAGATTCTTCGATGACCGCGGAATTCCGCATTCGAACCAGTACCCGTTCTTCAGTAGTTTGTGGACGCTATTTGGTAAAAAGACAGACGTTGGAGAATTGGTCAATGAATTATACCAGACGAAGCCTGAGTCTAAGTATGCGGGCATATATGTCTTTGCCACGCCAATGGTCATGATCCGCGATTTGGAGCTGATCAAGTCGGTCTTGATAAAGAACATCGAGCACTTCCCGGACCACAGGACATTCCAGCTAGATGAAGTTGAGCCTCTCTTCGGCAGAAACTTATTCTCCCTGCGCGGAGAACGATGGAAGGAGGTGCGAACCATGCTAAGTCCGGCGTTTACGTCCAGCAAGATGAAGACAATGTTCAAGCTGATGCGCGAGTGCGCTAACAAATacggagaacatttttctacCATGCCGCAAGAAGGCAAAGCTATCGATCTCCAGGACGTGTTCACCAGGTACACGAACGACGTGATCGCTACTTGCGCGTTCGGTGTGAACGTTGACTCGATAGCCGATCGGAACAACAAGTTCTACACGTACGGCAAATCCACTACCGAATTTGCCAAATGGCAGACGATCAAGTTCTTCCTGATACGCAGTTCTCCATGGATCTCTAAATTGACTGGACTGAAAGTGTTCGACACGAAGATTACCAAATTCTTCATGGATCTAATAGAAGATACAATAAAAACCAGAGACGAAAAGAGGATTGTGCGGCCAGATATGATACAGCTGATGATGGAGACAAGGAGCAAGATGGGTCCAGGCAAAGAACTCTCGATACTGGACATGACTGCACAAGcgttcattttcttcttcggTGGCTTCAGAAGCAGCTCGACCTTGATGTGCTTCGCTGCCTACGAGGTGGGTGTCAACCCGGAGATCCAGAGGAGGTTACAAGAGGAGATCGATGACGTATTAGAGAAAAGTAATGGCGAGGTAACTTACGAGGCTATCAACGACATGAAGTATCTCGATGCGATTATACACGAGGCTCTTAGGATGTACCCGGTCATAGTTTTCACCGATCGTGCCTGTACAAAACCGTTCGAGCTGCCACCTGCAATGCCTGGTCTGAAGCCATACGTGGTGCAGAAGGGTGAGTACGTTTGGATTCCGATCTATGGGATTCAGCACGATCCCCAATACTTTGAGGAACCGTACAAGTTCAAACCGGAGCGATTCCTGGATGATCCGAAGAAGATCATGAACTCCGGGATGTTCCTGACCTTCGGCTTGGGCCCGAGGATGTGCATCGGCAATAGGTTCGCGCTTCTGGAGACCAAGATCCTGTTGTTTAACCTGTTTGCTCGCTGCAACTTGAAACCAAACGCCAAAACCACTATTCCCATGGAGCTAAGCAAGGAGACCATCCAGATGACGGCTAAAGGAGGATTTTGGTTCGACATCGAGCCGAGGAAGAACGTCCCATCTTCTCTTGTTAACTCTGTTAGCAGCGACAGTGTCCATTAA